The genomic segment TTAAGTCCCAACTTTTATTATGGACTCGTGCATATAAACCTATTAACAAGGCTATTATACAAAAACTAGACCAGAGAAATAATTAAGCCCCAACTTTTATTATGGTCCACCAAACATCTCAAAAGGTTGTACAAGTTTTGATTGACCACCTTAATTTGGCCATTTTTTTAGGGTGGTAGGCACCGGTAAATTTCAACTTGTTACCAATTTTATGTCAAAGGATCTTCCAAATGTAACTCATAAATCATGCATCTCTATCTAAGACTATAGTTTTGAGAAGGTCATACAATTTAATGATCTCATCAAAATAGAGTTTAACAATTGTATAGGCAACTAAGATCTTGGTATAAGGAGTGAAGTGGACCATCTtggaaaaacaatcaataaccacaaatataaaatcatcattCTTTAAGGTATGTGGAAGcccaaacacaaaatccatatTTACCTCTTCAAATGGTTCCTTTTAAGAGTTTACAAAGACTTTCTTTGCAACTAAAACATAACACACCCTTTCTAAACCTCCTCCTTAAACTCCTTTGAACTTATTATGTAAAGTCTTTTTCTCTTACATTCCTCATTTTCTTGCTCTTATCATTAGGCTTTGGATGGCAATAGAATGAACTAGATCTTTCTACTCTTAAAAGTGAAAGAACATAAAGTTGACCGACCAAAAAGATGACATCCAAGTCATATAGTCATAGCTTGTAAAAAAATAACGTGTCTTATATCCATTCAAATCACATCATAATAGATCTCATCATGGTAGTCTATGACTTTAATAAGGAACAAACATGTCTCTTGATCGTTGTGGAGGTGTTATCAACCCATGACATACTATATAGCTTAGGATAGGAAAGAAACTTTAGCGTAGGCAAACTACAATATTAGAAGATACTATATCGAACATCTTTCACTATCTATGATGATCCTGCAATTTTTATCCCAACACTTAAATGTAGGTGTGAAAAATAACAGTCCTTCTCTAATTTTCGGTTCATTTAGATTGTGTTAATGGCACATTTGACTATACCTAACCTAATTCTCCTAAACTCTAAAATGTGTTGCTCAATCTTAGTGAATAAAAATCAGACACAACCTAATAAATTGAGACCATCCTCATTCTCCTCGTCTAGGTCATGAAAATCCTTAGATCAGGTTCATACATTTGATCACTGTAATCTTTCTTCACCTatccttttttgttctttgatgATTAAGACCTTACAGGTACAATTGGCTACAACGTACCAAAACCTTTACATTTAAAACACTAAATCTTGAGCTTATTTTGGATACTTCATTGAGCAATCTTATGCTCTTGTCGTCATTAAAAGGTTGGGTCCTATTAGGATTCCGTATGTGGGGTGTAGCACCTAACAAGAAACCATTGTTCTCAAACCAAAACCTAAAAAGGGTGTTGCGGTAGTCATGACATTTCATTCTCTTACTCTTTATAATGGATTCCACTCTCATAAATGTAGTCATCTGGGCTTACATAATTTGTAATTACTCCTGAATAGTTCTAAAGGCATTAATTAGAGTCATGTCTATGGTAGATGTAGACTCCAGGTTGGACACTAGACAACCAATACACAAATGCATACAACACTAGTTTAAAGATGCAAATGAGATTAGAACAATTCTTGCAAGTAAAACTAGCGGGGACACCGAACCCAAGACATTGTTTACACACTCGTATGATCATAGACGATGGAAGATAGCTCAAACCATTGAaagattgagttttattttatgttttggattaatttatttgaatttttagttgagatttattaattaggttttgtttttaggcttgatttaattattgttgggtattttatttagttggCTACAATCCCAATTACTTATCACAAATTAGGGTTTTAGTATTATATCATACTTTTTTAAATGTTGAGTGATTTACCGACCAATATACTTAATGAGACCACTTGAATCATAAAATTTGGACTGTTAGTTATTTTTGATGTTGGTGTAGTTGGTTGTTCCATCTTCCTTTGCTTCTGTTGCTAGTACAGCTGGTGTTGCTGTCTTTGATTCCACTGCTGCTGACAGTGTTTCTGCGCTGCTGGTGTGCTGTTACTGTTTCCACCACCACTGCCACTGTttctggtggtggtggtgcttcTGTTGTGGTTTGCGGGCAATGCTAGAGGCTGTTTTGCTGCTGGACAGTGTGGCGTGTTTGGGTCTGTTTAGGAGCAGTTGAAGGTGGTTGTTTTGGGCAGTTCTGGGGCTGTTGTGGGTGGTTGGATCATTTCATTGTTAGAAACAACCAAAACCTGCTCTAATACCAATTTTGATACGGACAACAATGAAGAAGAAGctgaagaaaagagaggagaaaggtTTTTCTACAGTCTCTTTAATCAATCGTCAACAAGTGGCAATCCCATAGAAAACACACTTAAATAGTCAAATGCAAATCCTAATCAAAACATTGCTAGCAGCCCACTAAAATAAAACGAAGTCCAAAATTGGATAAAACTTAGTCcaataataaaaccaaagaaaagTGTAATAAAATAGACTCAGATAATACTCAATCTCCCAACTGATGAGTGACAAGTTGGGCTATCCACCATAGTCTCCAACCATACACATGTGATTTGTGGTGTAGGTTTGGTGTTTCCACAAGTAAGCCTGTTAGATAACGACCAGTATGTTGAAGTGAAGTTCCATTCCACAAGCTGACTACAAAGTCAGTCGTGCACAAATCTCAGCATAAAGTGCTATATTATCTGATTAAGGGAAAATCTTGATGCGTTAGGGATAGAAGGCTGGTAAAGCCAACAAAGAGAATGACCGGAACCTTAGGCATGAATTCCTAGAGTACTTACTAGGCCGCAGCCACCTAAGACTCAAAACTTGTCATGAAGCCATACTTTTGTCTCCAACAAGCTTTCTGCTGGTCCTAACCAGTGGTTTTCAGAGAAAACAGCCTTTACAAAGCAATAACATCGTACCATTGGGAGACATCGCTGGTGACAGAGATGAAATTTTTGCACACCATCACTTCCAGCATAGTTctaacaaattataatttttccccTGCCAAGTAGTTTCACAAACTAACATCCACACCCACATCTAATGCAATCACTCATGAACTAGATTCCTCCATAGAACCTGATGAAACTATTGAAAGTTTAGAAATTCATATGATATTGCCATACCTTTACAGAGGGTGTAAGTAGCCTATATGCTGATCCAATTGATGTAGCTGGTCCCCGAGCCTCCTCTGGACCTTCATCACTGCCATCAAATTCTCCATCACCATCTTCAGTCACTCGCTTGTCTTCTGAACTCAATAGCAATGGTTGTTTAAGACCTTTCTCGAGAACATCATTTTCTACTGGTTCTGTCATTCACAAGAATCAAAATCTGGATCATACATTTTTACAAATTGGTGGATATGTTCTGATAATATTCTAAGTAAATAATGAATGCAGGGGAATGCAGGCAAGGTTCAACTGAAAAATTCCAGTCATGCCTCCTAAATATCACTAACCTCAACTCATGCATCAAGTACAAGTAGTTCTCTCCTAGCTACAGCTCTACAAGTCTAGCTTTAGTCCAAAACTTAGCAAGTTTGGTGACCCAGCATTTCAATTGTTGAGTGACAAATCAAGCGTGTGGTAATAGTCATTCAGCCTTAAAAAACATGTCGATGCATGACCCCATTAGGCTTTACTTAGTGGATAGAAAGTGCAGTAAGTATTGACCATGTGGCATAGTAAATATACTGACCCTAAATGTCCAATAAACTCATTGCATAGATAAACGATGTCTAAACTGTTTGAAATAAGTTGAATCATTGGTTTAAAGTCTAAGATGCTTTCATCCAACCAAAAACAAGACATGCTTAATAGCTGAATCATTTGTTAGAAGTTAAACATGCTTTCATCAAACCAAAAACAAGACATGCTTAATAGCTGAATCATTGGTTAAGAGTTAAACATGCTTTCATCAAACCAAAAACAAGATATGCTTCATGTAGTTTCATTCGCAATCTATCAGAATTTTCTATCCATACAACATAAAGAATAAGAAAACAACTGGAAGTGGCAATCACAATGTGAAACAAGCAGCTTCGATTCCCTCTTATAAATGTTCAAAGATATGAATCAGTATGATTACAGATTGATAAGGTAAATGAGTATATGTGCAAGATCAAACTAAATGCAGTGTGAGAGAAGTTAATATACCAGCAGTGGATTCCTGCGCTGCACTGCTCTCTTCAGTCACATGAGAAGGTTCTTTAAATGAGATCCACAGCCATACTAAATATATAAGCCAGGCCAGAGACATAACCCAGCCTGGCAAAGTGTCTTGATTGAATGTCAGCTTGTAAAGTTTAAAGTTAGTTTGTAGTAAGCCAGCAAGAGCAGGACCACAAGCCATTCCAAGAGCACTGGCACTAACAAAACCTGCTGATGCCTGCATGCGTGTTTTAAGCGGTACACAATCACTGATGTAGCGCCGGTTAACAGCTCTGGCAGAACCCAATCTACAACATAAAGAGTATGGTTAGGTCAACCTGAATAATTAATACttcaaatttaatgaaattttcaCCATGTAGCTATGAATCTATGAAGGAGCTCTAATCATATGGTTATTCTCTTACACTGAACTTTAGGAAGTTCCTATGCATGTATgcgtgtgtgtgcgcgcgcgcgcgcacgtGAGTGAGTGTGTAAAGAGCACTTCATGTCTTACAACAAAAGATTTGGTTACTCGAGTCTATCATAACCCAGAACTCAACACTATGCTTTGTGATGATCATTCAAGTCAGTATGAAATTCATGATGATGCCAAATTACTCAAAATGTATCTTATTGTCTCTGCAGCAGATGACTACTCTGCAAACCACTAGTGAAATTATTCATCATGTAATCAGATATTAAAAGACAAGGAAAAGGATGAGGATTACTTACCCACAGAAAACACGGCCAAGTAAGAGAACAGCTATTGAATTAAAGTCATATGCCAATGCATACATGGCATTTCCGATGAAAAGAACAATGCTGCTGAATACAAGAGGTCTGAAGTATGACTTATTTGACCAAGCACTAAAATATACTGAAGAAAACACCTGTGCAACAGCCATTGATCCAATCACAATACCACAAACTGTTGCTGCGGCTCCAAGGCTCATAGAGTAGTCATCTGCTGTAGGTACAATAATATATGTATTGACCATATAAAGAAATGTGTTGACTAAGTTTAAGAGAAGTGATATAAAATggtattttttatcatcaacaGGTTCCTCAAAAGTCGGTAGCTCTTCTTGCATAATGAGTGCATGTTGTGCCAAGAAGTTGAGGAAGTTTGTTGAGTGGGTTAGCCTGTCAACTGCTGCTTTCATTGAATCAACAACAGGATCCTGCATATTAACACCAGCAAACATCATGGTGACTTGGTCAGTACAAACCTTATGGCCACTGCCACACCAAAATATAAAGCTTCAACATGATTTGATGGAACTTTCAAAAAGGAAATGGATTATGGAAACCAAAGGAAACCTGGAAGGGAAGAGCAGGCTGATCATAAATTGATAAGTAGCTTCCCTGATGTTCCTGAAGTTCATGCAGATTGCGTGATATGGCTCCAACAACAGCTCCTAGACCCTGCAATTTTATTGATATTCAGTAAAAACTCATTAACTCAAAATCTATGGTTCTATTTCTGGAAATGAAAGAATATTAACGGAAAAGGTCCAACTAGAAAGTTTTTCAAGCAtcagaataagaagaaaaatagtgAATGCCACTGACTTAGGCATATTACCACGTGCTTGAACACTTGCTGCAGCTGAGAGTAGGGATGATTGGCACGGGTTTTGACATAGTAATCAGTGAATCTATATCCAAACCGTTTATCAACCTTCTTCAGTATCTTACGAAGACCAATGGCGTTTATctcaataaaaaagagaagcttTAAAAGATCTCGTCCCACTTCTCTATAAGCTTCTCGTAACTGGGATATTTCAAATATATCTGGCTGCTGCTGAAGAGCCTCCTGCTGCTCATTAAGCTCGGCTATCCTGCTTGCAAGCAGCCCTTGTTGTTCCAAGAGAAAAAGAACAATCTTCTCTATCTGAAATTGGTATTGCAAAAACGTGTTACAAAACATTTTGTTTCGGCCTCGAGTGAGGGACTGAATTTGGAATTGTCAAGAAGACAGCAGAAAGCATCATATTGACAAAAGGCTTATGAATTCTGATGTAACATACAGTTGCAACACACTTCgcacaaaacaaaacacatacATTATACATTAATATGTACATTATAGTACCAAATTATTTCTCTATACCTGATTATCCAACATTCTTGAGAAATCCTTGAGTACATGCCGGCGATCCTGTGTTCCAACTTCAATTTGTTGAGCATGCTGTCTAActttcttcttcattaatttGTAGTTGATATAGTATCTACAAGAAAGCAGATCcatgaacaaattaaaacacaaacCTTGAGGGAGCAAAAAGAGAATGCTTCACAACTATACAATATGGTGCACAAGAACACTGGACTTCATACTGTCGCCACCAGGATGCCGCAACAACATCGTGGTGACATGCTTAATCAAGTGAAACAATTCCCACACCAACTGTACCACCCTCTAAATTTCTCTTTTGCTATCAATCTAATGACCTACATGTAAATGtgtgattttaatttgaaaaatactggGAAGAAAGCCcaaaatttgttttggtttcctgattttatttcaaaatattattataaatcttaCCAAAGTCACACTAAAGTAGTAAATTTTACATCCCCGCAGAAGATGGATTAATGACTCCAAATCAAATACATGAAACTTAAGTATCGTTTGCCATCTCCACATAGAATCAACccagaaggggaaaaaaagcaattaaaccCAACATCATTGAAACTAAAAGATGATGCCAATCCAGGAGGAGGAGGGTTGTTCTTTGCCAATAAAATGAACTGACAGTAGACAATGCTTATCAGAAAGTTCTGATATGTCAAACATACCCTTGCCATTCTTGAATTTGTCTTTCCTTCAGCTTTTTCCCAAAGGCAACCATTTCTTActgccaaaaaagaaaaggtacacAACTTGAGTGAGAGCAGGGAAAGGCACAAGAATAGCGTTGCAAGAACTTGTATTCAAATAAACCAATCACAATTCTAGTTTTGATCCTgaagaataaaaaggaaagaaaatggaaaTTAATCAAGCATCGCACTCCACGTTATTTTCACAAAGAATATAGCTCTCTACAAACCTTAAGATGCAGTTTTACAAGGATAGTATTAGACATTTCGAACTGTTGCCAATTTCTTACCATGTCAAAGCATATAGACAAGTAAACTTGTCAAACATAAAAGAGAACAACACAAGTCAGTCCTAAATGCTATTTGAAGCATAGCTGACAATCCTCATTGCATAGCCAAATATCGAGGAAAATGCAGACAATTGAAAATGATCGGACCAGCTTAGTGAGACACGGATGACGTGGGAAATGCAATATGGATTCGTATCACACGAAAGCAACTTGACATTCAATCTTAAAAGGCACGGATGAAAAATGCAGAAACGAATGCCTACTTCGATTGTCAAAATCTCCAAGTTAAACTTGGTATCTGCCATTTCAGGTATTTCAAAGCAAACAAGTGCATGATACACCTCAGAACAGTTAAGGTATATTAGCCAATAAGGAGACGCATTCAATTGATAGCCAAATAAGCCCCATTTTTTCAAATGTCCTCCAATTAAtccatcatttaaaaaaaaaataaaactacctttttttaattaaaaaaaatggaaggagaAGGAAATCAAATCTCTCCAGTTGCAAATATTCAGCTTAAAGAACAAAAGGGAATCGGTTCTGCACAAATAATTACTTTTACCAAACATTTAACACTAATTATTGACTTACAAGGACGGAAAAATCAGATTAAACAAGTCAGCAAACATCTTTGACTTGCTAATCGCTGTCTGCTTATCAGTTTCGTATTATCATAAGCCACTTAATTTGACCCATTCCACACAACTAATCAAAGCAGCAATCAGTTTCCAGTATGACAAAATCAATCACATTACCTCTTCttctattgttttattttgtttttgaaacgtGCTgacatatataaattataatacagGAGAcatttattaacttcaaataataatttttatttttttaaacatcaaATAAACTTAATCATTATCAAAAGTAAACTTGATTTCCTGGCAACAAACTTTACAGCAAGAAGCGAGATGTCCGACGCTGTTTGGTTACCGTGAAAAcgcaagaacaaaaaaatacaataaaactgAGCTTACTTGCGCACTCTTGAACAACGGTGAGCAAACACAGAAAACAGACATCGCTTAACAAGAATTCcatttcatttcttcttttttcttttcaatcggtttttattttcttagttacCAAACAGAGCTTGtagaattgaatatatatatatatatatatatatatatatatattaccggATTGAATTTCGAAAGAAATGACCAGGTGTAATATAAAAGGAGATTAGATGAC from the Populus nigra chromosome 1, ddPopNigr1.1, whole genome shotgun sequence genome contains:
- the LOC133677167 gene encoding SPX domain-containing membrane protein At4g22990-like, whose product is MVAFGKKLKERQIQEWQGYYINYKLMKKKVRQHAQQIEVGTQDRRHVLKDFSRMLDNQIEKIVLFLLEQQGLLASRIAELNEQQEALQQQPDIFEISQLREAYREVGRDLLKLLFFIEINAIGLRKILKKVDKRFGYRFTDYYVKTRANHPYSQLQQVFKHVGLGAVVGAISRNLHELQEHQGSYLSIYDQPALPFQDPVVDSMKAAVDRLTHSTNFLNFLAQHALIMQEELPTFEEPVDDKKYHFISLLLNLVNTFLYMVNTYIIVPTADDYSMSLGAAATVCGIVIGSMAVAQVFSSVYFSAWSNKSYFRPLVFSSIVLFIGNAMYALAYDFNSIAVLLLGRVFCGLGSARAVNRRYISDCVPLKTRMQASAGFVSASALGMACGPALAGLLQTNFKLYKLTFNQDTLPGWVMSLAWLIYLVWLWISFKEPSHVTEESSAAQESTAEPVENDVLEKGLKQPLLLSSEDKRVTEDGDGEFDGSDEGPEEARGPATSIGSAYRLLTPSVKVQLLIYFMLKYAMEVLLSESSVVTTYYFSWSTSSVAIFLACLGLTVLPVNIVVGSYISNMFEDRQILLASEIMVCVGILLSFHIISPYTVPQYVCSGLILFVSAEVLEGVNLSLLSRVMSSRLSRGTYNGGLLSTEAGTLARVVADGTITLAGYLGESKLLNITLLPSLVICIASIVATCFTYNSLY